From the genome of Eublepharis macularius isolate TG4126 chromosome 12, MPM_Emac_v1.0, whole genome shotgun sequence, one region includes:
- the LOC129339209 gene encoding olfactory receptor 6A2-like translates to MEIQNQSRVRDFILLGFPTSMEFQILLFVVFLIVYILVLTENIIIMVTVWMNFNLHKPMYFFLCNLSFLEVWYITVTLPKTMANFLIENKRISFVGCMMQLYFFLALGCTECVLLAVMAYDRYVAICFPLRYPVIMRGTLCVKLAATSWISGFFISMWKVLLISQLTYCGPNVINHFFCDVSPLLNLSCTDMSLSELTDFILALFILLTPLCVTILSYIYIISTILRIPSAKGQQKAFSTCASHLTVVVIFYAASIFIYARPKAISSLNSSKLVSVLYAVVVPLCNPIIYCLRNQEVKEGLKKTLLRKPGLLTQNIANGIGQK, encoded by the coding sequence ATGGAAATACAAAACCAATCCAGAGTTAGGGATTTCATTCTTCTGGGCTTTCCCACATCTATGGAATTCCAGATCTTGCTTTTTGTGGTGTTCCTCATTGTCTACATTTTGGTATTGACTGAGAACATCATAATAATGGTTACTGTCTGGATGAATTTCAACCTCCACAAgcccatgtacttcttcctgtGCAACTTGTCCTTCCTAGAGGTCTGGTATATCACCGTCACCCTGCCTAAGACTATGGCCAACTTCCTGATAGAGAACAAGCGCATCTCTTTTGTGGGTTGCATGATGCAACTGTATTTTTTCCTGGCATTAGGCTGCACTGAGTGTGTGCTCCTTGCTGTCATGGCCTATGACCGCTATGTTGCCATATGCTTCCCTCTGCGCTACCCAGTGATCATGAGAGGCACTCTCTGTGTCAAGCTGGCAGCCACATCCTGGATTAGCGGCTTCTTCATCTCCATGTGGAAGGTGCTCCTGATATCACAGCTGACTTACTGTGGCCCCAATGTCATTAACCACTTTTTCTGTGATGTATCCCCTCTTCTGAATTTGTCGTGCACTGACATGTCCCTGTCTGAGCTGACAGATTTCATCTTAGCTTTGTTTATCCTCCTGACTCCCCTCTGTGTCACTATCCTATCCTACATTTACATCATCTCCACCATCTTGCGCATCCCTTCTGCCAAGGGTCAGCAGAAAGCCTTCTCCACCTGTGCTTCTCATCTCACAGTTGTTGTTATCTTCTATGCTGCCAGCATTTTCATCTATGCCCGCCCCAAGGCCATCTCTTCCCTCAATTCCAGCAAACTGGTCTCAGTTCTTTATGCTGTAGTAGTCCCTCTTTGCAACCCAATTATTTACTGTCTCAGGAATCAGGAGGTTAAAGAAGGTCTGAAGAAAACTCTGCTCAGGAAACCAGGGCTCTTGACCCAAAATATTGCCAATGGAATCGGGCAAAAATGA
- the LOC129338480 gene encoding olfactory receptor 6Y1-like codes for MDETNKTNVSYFILLGFPTSAELQVLLFVLFLLAYLLTLTENLIIILVIRLNSNLHKPMYFFLCNLSFLEIWYITVIVPKMLSDFLAQDKHISFQGCLTQLYFFVTFVCSEYILLAVMAFDRYLAICNPLRYPAIMSNVFCAQLSAGCWTCGLITSAIKLSFIGRLKYCGTDKINHYFCDISPLLNISCTDSSMAELVDFILALMVIMVPLCIVVMSYIYIILTVLKIPSAEGRKKAFSTCSSHLTVVVLFYSTTLFTYARPKAMYAYNSNKLVSVLYTVVVPLLNPLIYCLRNKEVKDALWKTLST; via the coding sequence ATGGATGAAACAAACAAGACCAACGTCAGTTATTTTATCCTTCTGGGATTCCCCACCTCTGCTGAACTTCAGGTACTGCTTTTTGTCCTGTTTCTCTTAGCGTATCTCCTGACCCTCACAGAAAACTTAATCATCATTTTAGTCATCCGTCTCAACAGTAACCTTCACAAGCCCATGTACTTTTTCTTGTGCAACCTCTCCTTCCTAGAAATCTGGTACATCACAGTCATCGTCCCTAAAATGCTGTCAGATTTTCTCGCACAAGATAAGCATATCTCATTTCAGGGCTGCCTGACACAGTTGTATTTCTTTGTCACCTTTGTGTGCAGTGAGTATATCCTTCTGGCTGTCATGGCCTTTGACCGCTATTTGGCCATATGTAACCCATTGCGTTACCCAGCTATCATGAGCAATGTCTTCTGTGCCCAGCTGTCAGCAGGCTGTTGGACATGTGGCTTGATTACCTCTGCCATCAAGCTCAGCTTCATTGGCCGGCTGAAGTACTGTGGAACTGACAAGATCAACCACTACTTCTGTGACATTTCACCCCTCTTGAATATCTCCTGTACTGACTCTTccatggctgagctggtggatttCATCTTGGCTCTTATGGTGATTATGGTCCCACTTTGCATTGTTGTGATGTCATACATCTACATTATTTTGACTGTGCTGAAGATCCCTTCAGCTGAAGGCAGAAAGAAAGCCTTCTCCACCTGCAGTTCTCATCTCACAGTTGTGGTGCTGTTCTACTCTACTACACTCTTCACCTATGCACGGCCCAAAGCCATGTATGCTTACAACTCCAACAAATTGGTATCTGTGCTCTATACAGTTGTAGTGCCCCTTCTGAATCCTCTCATATACTGCCTCAGAAACAAAGAAGTCAAGGATGCCTTGTGGAAGACACTGTCTACTTAG